From the genome of Cyanobium sp. ATX 6F1:
GGTGAGATCACCGAGTTCCCCCAGGCGCCGGCGGCGGCGCTGGATCAGCAGGGCCAGCCAGAGGCCCAGGTTCAACGCATAGAGGCCCATGAAGCCGAAGTGCCAGTCGCGGCCCCCCGACAGCCAGCCGCCGAGGGTGAACAGATCCGGCACGGTGGCGCCTCCCCGGCCCCCGAAGACGGGGTTGGCGTTGTAAATCTGCAGGCCGCTGGCGGCCATCACCAACAGCACCACCAGGTTGAAGCCGTGGAAGGCCCGGGTCCAGAGCGGGTGGTGGGGCTGGCGGGCGGACGTGTGGGCCATCTCAGAGCGCCATCGCCGGATACAGCGCCCGCAGCCGCGCCAGCTTCGGCTGGTCGTGGACCACGATGTAGGGGTGGAAGGGGTTCCGTGCCATGAAGTTCTGGTGGTAGGCCTCGGCGGGGTAGAAGGCCTGCAGGGGCACCACCTGGGTGACGATCGGCTGTGGGAAGCGGCGGGCGCGGCTGAGCTGGTTGATCGTCTCGACGGCCGTGCGTTGTTGCTCCGGGTTGGCGGTGAAGATCGCTGAGCGGTACTGGGGGCCCTGGTCGGGCCCCTGGCGGTTGAGCTGGGTCGGATCGTGGGCGACCTTGAAGTAGATCGTCAGCAATTGACCGTAGGAGACCCGCCGGGGATCAAAGCGGATCCGAACCGCCTCGGCATGGCCGCTGCGGCCGCTGCTGACCGTGTCGTAGCTGGCCTCCGAGCGGCTCCCGCCGGCGTAGCCGGACACCACCTCGCGCACTCCCTTGACGTGCTCGAACACGCCCTCCACCCCCCAGAAGCAGCCCCCCGCCAGCACGGCGGTCTGCAGGGGTGGTGGTGGGGCCGCCGCCGCCCTTGCGGCGCCCAGGGAAAGTGGCATCAGGGCGAAGAGGGCCGTCAGCAGGGCGGAGAGGTGCGGACCCATGGCAGGTGCGGGGCGTGATGCAGGGAATACCGGTGAACGCCCGGATCGGATGGGGGAATCCTCGACCGGTTGGAGGGCGGACGCCGTAGCTTGAATCTTCGCTCTGGCGGCCGATGGCTGACCCCGGCTCCAGTCCCGATTCCTCCACCCCGGCCATGGGCGGCGGCTGGCCTGTGATCGACGGCTGGGCCCGGGCCACTCTTTCGCCCCGCGGCCCCCTGCTCTGGCAGACGCTGCTGCACAAGAGCGCCTGCCTCTCCTGTGCCTGGGGCACCGGCGGCCAGAACGGTGGCTTTGTCGATGAACTGGGTGAGCCGCTGCAGCGCTGCCTCAAGAGCGTCGAGGCGATCAGCGCCGAACTGCAGGCGGCGGTGCCGGAATCCGTCTTCTCAGGCCGCAGCGTCAGCGAGCTCCAGCGCCTGAGCTCCCTGGAGGCCGACCGGCTCGGCCGGCTCAGCCATCCGCTGATCCTGCGCGAGGGCCGCAGCCACTACGAGCGCCTCGGCTGGGACGACGTCTTCGAACTGGCCGAGGCCGCCTTCCGCGTGCCGCCGGAGCGGCTGGCCTCCTACAGCTCCGGCCGCTCCTCCAACGAGGCCGCCTACCTGCTGCAGTTGCTGGTGCGCGCGCTGGGCTCCAGCAACCTCGCCGACTGCTCCGACCTCTGCCACGCCCCCTCCACCGTGGGGCTGGGCGAGGTGTTCGGCTCGGGCACCTCGATGGTGAGCCTCGAGAGCCTGCAGCAGGCTGATTGCGTGGTGCTGGTGGGATCCAATGCGCCGGCGAACCACCCGCGGCTGATGAACGAGCTGATCCGCCTGCGGGAGCGAGGCGGCTCCGTGATCGTGATCAATCCGGTGCTGGAGGTGGGCCTGCTCAAGTTCGGCTCTCCGGCCTTCCCGATCAAATCAATGCTGCAGGGATCGGCGATCGCCTCGCTGTTCCTGCAGCCGATTCCCGGCAGCGATACAGCCGTTTTCCTGGGGATCCAGAAGGCCCTGCTGGAGGCCCACCAGGTGCGCCACGATTTCCTCGCCGCCCACACTGAAGGCTCCGAGGCGGTGCTGGAGCAGCTGCGTTCCACCCCCTGGGAGGCGATCACCGCCTGCTGCGGCCTCAGCCGAGAGGAGCTCGAGCACACCTCCGCCGTGATCGCCCGGGCCAGGGGTGTGGTGTTCGCCTGGGCAATGGGCATCACCCACCACGCCAACGGCACCGCCAACGTGCACGCCATCGCCAACACGGCGCTGCTGAGCGGCAATGTGGCCAAGCCTGGGGCGGGCACGATGCCGATCCGCGGCCACTCCAACGTGCAGGGCTTCGGCTCGATGGGCGTGACCGTGAAGCTCCGCGCCGAGATGCAGCAGGCGCTTGAGCAGCTGCTGGGCCGGCCCCTGAGCCGTGTGCCTGGCTACGACACCCGCGCCCTGATCGAGGCGGCCGAAGCCGGTGCCGTCGACACACTCCTCTGCCTGGGCGGCAACCTCTGGGGCGCCAACCCGGATTCGGCCCAGGCGAGGCTCGCCCTAGGGCGGATCGACACCGTGATGTATCTGGCCACCAAACCCAACCAGGGCCACTTCCACGGGCTAGGGGCGAAGCGCACCCTGGTGCTGCCGGTGTTCAACCGCTTCGAGACGCCGCACCGCACCACCACCGAAGCGGGCAACAACTTCGTGCGCCTCAACGAACCCGGCAGCACCCACCTCAAACGCGCCGATCTGATCAGCGAGGTTGGTTTCCTTTCCACCTTGGCGGCCCGGTTACTGGGCTGCGATCCCGTGGATTGGCCCCAGCTCCAGGATCCGGTGTATGTGCGCCAGCTGATCGCCCGCACGGTGCCGGGTTATGGCCCGATCGCCAACATCGATGCAACGAGGCGGGAATTCAGTGTGCAGGGGCGGCTGTTCAGCGAGCCGACGTTCCCCACGCCATCCGGGAAAGCGCGGATGGAACCCACACCCCTGCCGCAGCTGGCGTTGCCCGAGCCGGCCCACTTCGGCGGCCTGGCGCCGGACGACACGGGGCTGGTGCTGGCGTTGATCACGGCGCGCAGCTACTCCCAGCACAACACCGTTGTGTACAAGGAGGGCGACGCCTACCGGGGCATGTCCCATCGCAACACGATCCTGATGAACCGCGCCGATCTGACGCGCTCCGGTCTGCGCGCCCACCAGCGGGTGACGGTGCAGGGGGAGGCCGGAGCCCTGGAGAACGTGGAGATCATCCCCGGCGAGATCCGCGAGGGGGCGGCGCTGATGTTCTATCCGGAGGTGAACGCGATCGTCAGGGCCCAGATCGATCCCCGCAGCGGTACCCCGGCGTTCAAGCGGGTGCCGGTGCTGGTGCGGGGGGCCTTGGCGGCAAACCGTGTCGGCTGAACGGCAGCGGCTCGTCGCTGACGACCTCCGTGAAGCCCGCTGGCGCCGCTGGGGGCCCTACCTCAGCGATCGCCAGTGGGGAACGGTGCGGGAGGACTACAGCGGCGATGGCGAGGCCTGGAACCACTTCCCCTTCGACCAGGCCCGCTCGCGTGCCTACCGCTGGGGGGAGGACGGCCTGCTGGGCCTCTGCGACAACCACCAGCGCCTCTGTTTCTCCTTCGCCCTCTGGAATGGCCTGGACCCCTTCCTCAAGGAACGGCTCTTCGGTCTGAGTGGCCCCCAGGGCAACCACGGGGAGGACGTCAAGGAGATCTACTTCCACCGCGACAGCACCCCCAGCCATAGCTACATGAAGGGGCTGTACCGCTACCCCCATGGCCGCTTTCCCTATGAGGAGCTGATCGCGGAGAACGGCCGCCGGGGCCGCGACGCTCCTGAATACGAACTGCTCGACACCGGCATCTTCGCGGGCGATCGCTTCTGCGACGTCCAGGTGGAGTATGCCAAGCAATCCCCGGACGACATCCTGATCCGTCTCAGCGTCACCAACCGCGGCCCCGATCCCCACACCCTTCACCTGCTGCCCACCCTCTGGTTTCGCAACACCTGGAGTTGGGGAGGCGATGAAGCGCGCCCTTCGATCCGGCCCGACGCGCCGTTTGTCGCAGCCTCCGCTCCTGATGCCACACCCTGGCTCAGCCTGGTCGCGAGCCACCCTGCCATGGGGGAGTTCTGGCTGCATGCCGAAGCGCTGGTCGCTGCCCCTGATGGGTCCATGGGCGCGCAGCCCGGGCTGCTGGTCACCGACAACGAGACCAACGCCAGACGACTCTTCGGTGCGGACAACCCCAGCCCCTTCGTCAAGGACGGCATCAACAACTGCGTGGTGGAGGGCGAGAGGGGGGCGGTGCATCCGCAAGGCATCGGCACCAAGGCGTCCCTGCACTACGTCCTGCCCCTGGCGGCGGGGGAAACCCGGGTGCTGAAGTTGCGGCTCGTGAATCGCCGGCTTCCGGTCGATCCCCTCGGCGACGGATTCGATGCGATCTTTCGGGCACGCCTGCAGGAGGCCGACGCCTTTTACGGCGAGCTGATCCCGGCTTCCTTGTCGCACCCTCTGCGCGACCTCCAGCGCCAGGCCTTTGCCGGGCTGCTCTGGAGCAAGCAGACCTACCTCTATGTGATCCGCGACTGGCTCGAGGGGGATCCGGCCACGCCGCCGCCACCGGGGCACCGGCTCGGCCGCAACCATCAGTGGCAGCACTTCCACGCCGACGACGTTCTGTCGATGCCCGACAAATGGGAGTACCCCTGGTTCGCCGCCTGGGATCTGGCCTTCCACTGCGTGCCCATCGCCCTGGTGGATCCCGGCTTCGCC
Proteins encoded in this window:
- a CDS encoding cytochrome b/b6 domain-containing protein — protein: MAHTSARQPHHPLWTRAFHGFNLVVLLVMAASGLQIYNANPVFGGRGGATVPDLFTLGGWLSGGRDWHFGFMGLYALNLGLWLALLIQRRRRRLGELGDLTALKASASAPRRRLSAHRIVYTLMLIVLAFSLISGLAMYKPAQFWWLTSLFALAEPLGVSSWQALRVSHLATIPAMVLLVLAHVVLSWRVGGLRLLRAMTL
- the msrA gene encoding peptide-methionine (S)-S-oxide reductase MsrA, which gives rise to MGPHLSALLTALFALMPLSLGAARAAAAPPPPLQTAVLAGGCFWGVEGVFEHVKGVREVVSGYAGGSRSEASYDTVSSGRSGHAEAVRIRFDPRRVSYGQLLTIYFKVAHDPTQLNRQGPDQGPQYRSAIFTANPEQQRTAVETINQLSRARRFPQPIVTQVVPLQAFYPAEAYHQNFMARNPFHPYIVVHDQPKLARLRALYPAMAL
- a CDS encoding FdhF/YdeP family oxidoreductase — its product is MADPGSSPDSSTPAMGGGWPVIDGWARATLSPRGPLLWQTLLHKSACLSCAWGTGGQNGGFVDELGEPLQRCLKSVEAISAELQAAVPESVFSGRSVSELQRLSSLEADRLGRLSHPLILREGRSHYERLGWDDVFELAEAAFRVPPERLASYSSGRSSNEAAYLLQLLVRALGSSNLADCSDLCHAPSTVGLGEVFGSGTSMVSLESLQQADCVVLVGSNAPANHPRLMNELIRLRERGGSVIVINPVLEVGLLKFGSPAFPIKSMLQGSAIASLFLQPIPGSDTAVFLGIQKALLEAHQVRHDFLAAHTEGSEAVLEQLRSTPWEAITACCGLSREELEHTSAVIARARGVVFAWAMGITHHANGTANVHAIANTALLSGNVAKPGAGTMPIRGHSNVQGFGSMGVTVKLRAEMQQALEQLLGRPLSRVPGYDTRALIEAAEAGAVDTLLCLGGNLWGANPDSAQARLALGRIDTVMYLATKPNQGHFHGLGAKRTLVLPVFNRFETPHRTTTEAGNNFVRLNEPGSTHLKRADLISEVGFLSTLAARLLGCDPVDWPQLQDPVYVRQLIARTVPGYGPIANIDATRREFSVQGRLFSEPTFPTPSGKARMEPTPLPQLALPEPAHFGGLAPDDTGLVLALITARSYSQHNTVVYKEGDAYRGMSHRNTILMNRADLTRSGLRAHQRVTVQGEAGALENVEIIPGEIREGAALMFYPEVNAIVRAQIDPRSGTPAFKRVPVLVRGALAANRVG
- a CDS encoding MGH1-like glycoside hydrolase domain-containing protein; protein product: MSAERQRLVADDLREARWRRWGPYLSDRQWGTVREDYSGDGEAWNHFPFDQARSRAYRWGEDGLLGLCDNHQRLCFSFALWNGLDPFLKERLFGLSGPQGNHGEDVKEIYFHRDSTPSHSYMKGLYRYPHGRFPYEELIAENGRRGRDAPEYELLDTGIFAGDRFCDVQVEYAKQSPDDILIRLSVTNRGPDPHTLHLLPTLWFRNTWSWGGDEARPSIRPDAPFVAASAPDATPWLSLVASHPAMGEFWLHAEALVAAPDGSMGAQPGLLVTDNETNARRLFGADNPSPFVKDGINNCVVEGERGAVHPQGIGTKASLHYVLPLAAGETRVLKLRLVNRRLPVDPLGDGFDAIFRARLQEADAFYGELIPASLSHPLRDLQRQAFAGLLWSKQTYLYVIRDWLEGDPATPPPPGHRLGRNHQWQHFHADDVLSMPDKWEYPWFAAWDLAFHCVPIALVDPGFAKSQLDLLTREWYMHPNGQLPAYEWAFDDVNPPVHAWATWQVYSMEKRATGTGDRPFLERVFQKLLLNFTWWVNRKDAEGNNIFQGGFLGLDNIGVFDRSAPLPTGGFIEQADGTSWMGMFCLNMLTISLELALENPVYEDMATKFFEHFLYIAAAMNPIGSGGNRLWDDGDGFFYDVLHLPDGSRLPLKIRSMVGLIPLFATAILEPDVLERLPKFKERLEWFIRHRPDLKVNVACMETRGQKARRLLALTYLSPNRFVAQDRFRRILNRLLDPAEFLSDHGIRSLSRHHAEHPYVFSFEGHEHRVGYEPAESRSGLFGGNSNWRGPVWFPVNYLLIEALHQFHQYAGDDFQVECPTGSGRWMSLQQAADLITDRLIALFLPGANGPAPAYGASAAFLSDADGQPLHLFNEYFHGDDGTGLGASHQTGWTGLVAQLIQDRARSRAPS